A DNA window from Anastrepha obliqua isolate idAnaObli1 chromosome 5, idAnaObli1_1.0, whole genome shotgun sequence contains the following coding sequences:
- the LOC129247601 gene encoding adipokinetic hormone/corazonin-related peptide receptor variant I isoform X3: MKMPQTEDEVNEKIYDHRIMPDWSNVVNETNGTMHYSKDMIFNDGHRLSITVYSILLVLSTIGNSTVLYLIVKRRWHNRTRSPSRIDIMLMHLAIADLMVTFLLMPLEIAWAYTVQWRSTDFVCRTMSFFRVFGLYLSSFVLVSISIDRYFAILKPLKFSSSRGRIMLAIAWIASVICSTPQAFVFHLEQHPKVKGYYQCVTFHSFPTELHKMVYQVSNMCAMYAFPLITFLYCYGRIYLEIYRKSKRMVKGDDKNGFARFRRSNDDVLGRAKKRTLKMTITIVIVFVICWTPYYIICMWFLFDKHSAYNVNPLLRKILYIFACTNSCMNPLVYGVFNIRGKMNNNNTSVNNRHTSLSSGGRMVMKERNGSKSTIVIVPAVINGSSGDTSNATQSTNISNDIFTISKITEDKEIEKPPKICVSCSDPIGELTSTPKPQQ; encoded by the exons ATGAAAATGCCGCAAACCGAAGATGaagttaatgaaaaaatttacgatCATCGCATCATGCCGGATTGGTCGAATGTAGTGAACGAAACTAATGGCACAATGCACTATTCGAAGGATATGATCTTCAATGATGGGCATCGCCTCTCGATCACAGTTTACAG CATCCTGCTGGTGCTATCAACCATTGGCAACTCCACTGTGCTGTATTTGATCGTGAAGCGACGCTGGCACAATCGTACACGCAGTCCGTCCCGCATCGATATCATGCTAATGCAtctg GCCATTGCTGATTTGATGGTGACTTTCCTATTAATGCCGCTGGAGATAGCGTGGGCGTATACGGTGCAATGGCGTTCTACGGATTTCGTTTGCCGCACAATGAGCTTCTTCCGCGTATTTGGCCTGTACTTGTCGAGTTTTGTGCTGGTCAGCATATCAATAGATCG ATATTTTGCCATACTGAAACCCTTAAAATTCTCATCAAGTCGTGGTCGTATTATGTTGGCGATTGCATGGATCGCATCGGTGATCTGCAGCACACCGCAG GCATTTGTATTCCATTTGGAGCAACATCCCAAAGTGAAAGGTTACTATCAGTGCGTCACATTCCATTCCTTTCCCACCGAACTGCATAAAATGGTCTATCAGGTATCCAATATGTGCGCCATGTACGCCTTTCCGTTGATTACTTTCCTCTACTGCTATGGCCGAATCTACTTGGAGATTTATCGCAAGAGTAAGCGCATGGTTAAGGGTGATGACAAAAATG GTTTCGCCAGATTCCGTCGTTCAAATGACGATGTATTGGGACGCGCGAAGAAGCGTACACTCAAAATGACAATAACaattgtaattgtttttgtgATCTGTTGGACACCATACTACATCATCTGTATGTGGTTTTTGTTTGATAAGCATTCCGCTTATAATGTAAATCCATTGTTGCGTAAAATACTTTACATATTTGCTTGTACGAATTCGTGCATGAATCCATTGGTCTATGGGGTATTCAACATACGCGgcaaaatgaataataataatacg TCCGTAAATAATCGGCATACATCGCTCTCTAGTGGGGGACGCATGGTCATGAAAGAGCGTAACGGTAGTAAAAGTACCATTGTAATAGTACCAGCAGTGATCAATGGCAGCTCCGGTGACACCAGCAATGCCACACAAAGTACGAACATCTCCAATGACATATTCACTATATCGAAGATCACCGAAGATAAGGAGATTGAAAAGCCGCCAAAGATTTGTGTAag ttgCAGTGACCCAATTGGCGAATTGACGAGTACTCCCAAGCCGCAACAATGA
- the LOC129247601 gene encoding putative gonadotropin-releasing hormone II receptor isoform X2, with the protein MLPESGQYIPATTHINKYTHTYTARAHTRINISISPIISQTKFCAMKMPQTEDEVNEKIYDHRIMPDWSNVVNETNGTMHYSKDMIFNDGHRLSITVYSILLVLSTIGNSTVLYLIVKRRWHNRTRSPSRIDIMLMHLAIADLMVTFLLMPLEIAWAYTVQWRSTDFVCRTMSFFRVFGLYLSSFVLVSISIDRYFAILKPLKFSSSRGRIMLAIAWIASVICSTPQAFVFHLEQHPKVKGYYQCVTFHSFPTELHKMVYQVSNMCAMYAFPLITFLYCYGRIYLEIYRKSFARFRRSNDDVLGRAKKRTLKMTITIVIVFVICWTPYYIICMWFLFDKHSAYNVNPLLRKILYIFACTNSCMNPLVYGVFNIRGKMNNNNTSVNNRHTSLSSGGRMVMKERNGSKSTIVIVPAVINGSSGDTSNATQSTNISNDIFTISKITEDKEIEKPPKICVSCSDPIGELTSTPKPQQ; encoded by the exons CGGTCAATACATTCCAGCAACAAcccacataaataaatatacgcaCACTTACACAGCTCGCGCACATACGCGAATAAACATTTCGATTTCGCCAATTATCAGCCAGACAAAGTTTTGTGCAATGAAAATGCCGCAAACCGAAGATGaagttaatgaaaaaatttacgatCATCGCATCATGCCGGATTGGTCGAATGTAGTGAACGAAACTAATGGCACAATGCACTATTCGAAGGATATGATCTTCAATGATGGGCATCGCCTCTCGATCACAGTTTACAG CATCCTGCTGGTGCTATCAACCATTGGCAACTCCACTGTGCTGTATTTGATCGTGAAGCGACGCTGGCACAATCGTACACGCAGTCCGTCCCGCATCGATATCATGCTAATGCAtctg GCCATTGCTGATTTGATGGTGACTTTCCTATTAATGCCGCTGGAGATAGCGTGGGCGTATACGGTGCAATGGCGTTCTACGGATTTCGTTTGCCGCACAATGAGCTTCTTCCGCGTATTTGGCCTGTACTTGTCGAGTTTTGTGCTGGTCAGCATATCAATAGATCG ATATTTTGCCATACTGAAACCCTTAAAATTCTCATCAAGTCGTGGTCGTATTATGTTGGCGATTGCATGGATCGCATCGGTGATCTGCAGCACACCGCAG GCATTTGTATTCCATTTGGAGCAACATCCCAAAGTGAAAGGTTACTATCAGTGCGTCACATTCCATTCCTTTCCCACCGAACTGCATAAAATGGTCTATCAGGTATCCAATATGTGCGCCATGTACGCCTTTCCGTTGATTACTTTCCTCTACTGCTATGGCCGAATCTACTTGGAGATTTATCGCAAGA GTTTCGCCAGATTCCGTCGTTCAAATGACGATGTATTGGGACGCGCGAAGAAGCGTACACTCAAAATGACAATAACaattgtaattgtttttgtgATCTGTTGGACACCATACTACATCATCTGTATGTGGTTTTTGTTTGATAAGCATTCCGCTTATAATGTAAATCCATTGTTGCGTAAAATACTTTACATATTTGCTTGTACGAATTCGTGCATGAATCCATTGGTCTATGGGGTATTCAACATACGCGgcaaaatgaataataataatacg TCCGTAAATAATCGGCATACATCGCTCTCTAGTGGGGGACGCATGGTCATGAAAGAGCGTAACGGTAGTAAAAGTACCATTGTAATAGTACCAGCAGTGATCAATGGCAGCTCCGGTGACACCAGCAATGCCACACAAAGTACGAACATCTCCAATGACATATTCACTATATCGAAGATCACCGAAGATAAGGAGATTGAAAAGCCGCCAAAGATTTGTGTAag ttgCAGTGACCCAATTGGCGAATTGACGAGTACTCCCAAGCCGCAACAATGA
- the LOC129247601 gene encoding putative gonadotropin-releasing hormone II receptor isoform X1: protein MLPESGQYIPATTHINKYTHTYTARAHTRINISISPIISQTKFCAMKMPQTEDEVNEKIYDHRIMPDWSNVVNETNGTMHYSKDMIFNDGHRLSITVYSILLVLSTIGNSTVLYLIVKRRWHNRTRSPSRIDIMLMHLAIADLMVTFLLMPLEIAWAYTVQWRSTDFVCRTMSFFRVFGLYLSSFVLVSISIDRYFAILKPLKFSSSRGRIMLAIAWIASVICSTPQAFVFHLEQHPKVKGYYQCVTFHSFPTELHKMVYQVSNMCAMYAFPLITFLYCYGRIYLEIYRKSKRMVKGDDKNGFARFRRSNDDVLGRAKKRTLKMTITIVIVFVICWTPYYIICMWFLFDKHSAYNVNPLLRKILYIFACTNSCMNPLVYGVFNIRGKMNNNNTSVNNRHTSLSSGGRMVMKERNGSKSTIVIVPAVINGSSGDTSNATQSTNISNDIFTISKITEDKEIEKPPKICVSCSDPIGELTSTPKPQQ from the exons CGGTCAATACATTCCAGCAACAAcccacataaataaatatacgcaCACTTACACAGCTCGCGCACATACGCGAATAAACATTTCGATTTCGCCAATTATCAGCCAGACAAAGTTTTGTGCAATGAAAATGCCGCAAACCGAAGATGaagttaatgaaaaaatttacgatCATCGCATCATGCCGGATTGGTCGAATGTAGTGAACGAAACTAATGGCACAATGCACTATTCGAAGGATATGATCTTCAATGATGGGCATCGCCTCTCGATCACAGTTTACAG CATCCTGCTGGTGCTATCAACCATTGGCAACTCCACTGTGCTGTATTTGATCGTGAAGCGACGCTGGCACAATCGTACACGCAGTCCGTCCCGCATCGATATCATGCTAATGCAtctg GCCATTGCTGATTTGATGGTGACTTTCCTATTAATGCCGCTGGAGATAGCGTGGGCGTATACGGTGCAATGGCGTTCTACGGATTTCGTTTGCCGCACAATGAGCTTCTTCCGCGTATTTGGCCTGTACTTGTCGAGTTTTGTGCTGGTCAGCATATCAATAGATCG ATATTTTGCCATACTGAAACCCTTAAAATTCTCATCAAGTCGTGGTCGTATTATGTTGGCGATTGCATGGATCGCATCGGTGATCTGCAGCACACCGCAG GCATTTGTATTCCATTTGGAGCAACATCCCAAAGTGAAAGGTTACTATCAGTGCGTCACATTCCATTCCTTTCCCACCGAACTGCATAAAATGGTCTATCAGGTATCCAATATGTGCGCCATGTACGCCTTTCCGTTGATTACTTTCCTCTACTGCTATGGCCGAATCTACTTGGAGATTTATCGCAAGAGTAAGCGCATGGTTAAGGGTGATGACAAAAATG GTTTCGCCAGATTCCGTCGTTCAAATGACGATGTATTGGGACGCGCGAAGAAGCGTACACTCAAAATGACAATAACaattgtaattgtttttgtgATCTGTTGGACACCATACTACATCATCTGTATGTGGTTTTTGTTTGATAAGCATTCCGCTTATAATGTAAATCCATTGTTGCGTAAAATACTTTACATATTTGCTTGTACGAATTCGTGCATGAATCCATTGGTCTATGGGGTATTCAACATACGCGgcaaaatgaataataataatacg TCCGTAAATAATCGGCATACATCGCTCTCTAGTGGGGGACGCATGGTCATGAAAGAGCGTAACGGTAGTAAAAGTACCATTGTAATAGTACCAGCAGTGATCAATGGCAGCTCCGGTGACACCAGCAATGCCACACAAAGTACGAACATCTCCAATGACATATTCACTATATCGAAGATCACCGAAGATAAGGAGATTGAAAAGCCGCCAAAGATTTGTGTAag ttgCAGTGACCCAATTGGCGAATTGACGAGTACTCCCAAGCCGCAACAATGA